One Rhodothermales bacterium genomic window carries:
- a CDS encoding DUF4230 domain-containing protein, translating into MPLLTRWTYRLTLAAVLLVLGAAGGIWLMRQPSLFLPRFTESDIEQVVITTLQRETPAAFLVTGRLDITADITEANTKYLFPEYFDESLSLGTTRSTVRLPGVAAYGIDLSSLSPETIAFTSDSVLVITVSGIQIESVEPDLGGMMVQTEVGWARLSARSGRNVERRAIIAAQDALREEAVAHIERSGQPLLNTEMALQRLLVPALQSVGVQHPQVRVRIAPTIVEPPR; encoded by the coding sequence ATGCCGCTGCTTACCCGCTGGACATATCGCCTGACGCTCGCGGCGGTGCTGCTGGTGCTGGGCGCCGCCGGCGGCATCTGGCTGATGCGGCAGCCGTCCCTCTTTCTGCCGCGGTTTACCGAGTCGGATATCGAACAGGTCGTCATCACGACCCTGCAGCGCGAGACGCCGGCGGCGTTTCTGGTCACCGGCCGGCTGGATATCACGGCCGACATCACCGAGGCCAATACCAAATACCTGTTTCCCGAGTATTTCGACGAGTCGTTATCGCTCGGGACGACCCGCTCCACCGTCCGGCTGCCCGGCGTGGCCGCCTACGGGATCGACCTGTCCTCGCTTTCTCCCGAGACCATCGCCTTCACGAGCGACAGCGTCCTGGTCATCACCGTCTCCGGCATCCAGATCGAATCCGTCGAGCCGGACCTTGGCGGGATGATGGTGCAGACGGAAGTGGGGTGGGCGCGATTGAGCGCGCGGAGCGGCCGGAACGTCGAACGACGCGCCATCATCGCGGCGCAGGACGCCCTGCGCGAAGAGGCGGTCGCGCACATCGAGCGGTCGGGTCAACCGCTGCTCAATACCGAAATGGCGCTCCAGCGCCTGCTGGTCCCCGCGCTGCAATCCGTGGGCGTTCAGCATCCCCAGGTACGCGTACGCATCGCGCCGACGATCGTCGAACCGCCGCGTTGA